A stretch of Vannielia litorea DNA encodes these proteins:
- a CDS encoding bifunctional allantoicase/(S)-ureidoglycine aminohydrolase has product MTSPTYARPPGGMPPQTDKLSSSATFTTAYAVIPASVQRDIVTSFLPGWREARFWVLARPLSGFAETFSHYVAEVAPGGGTDRDEGEEGVQSALFLTHGAARLDIGGETHLLTPGSFTYLPPSAPWSLTAEGEDAAVFHWFRKRYQPAPGLTPPAFFHRNDAEIAPVAMPAEGGLWGTTRFMDPADMAFDFHITIVTLDPGLCIPFLETHVMEHGLYVLQGKGAYRLNTDWVEVGPGDYMWLRAFCPQACYAGGPEQFRYLLYKDVNRHAPLPRHP; this is encoded by the coding sequence ATGACCAGCCCCACCTACGCCCGCCCGCCCGGCGGCATGCCGCCCCAGACCGACAAGCTCTCCTCCTCCGCCACCTTCACCACCGCCTACGCGGTGATCCCGGCGAGCGTGCAGCGCGATATCGTCACCTCCTTTCTGCCCGGCTGGCGCGAGGCCCGCTTCTGGGTGCTGGCCCGCCCGCTTTCGGGCTTTGCCGAGACCTTCTCGCATTATGTCGCCGAGGTCGCGCCCGGCGGCGGCACCGACCGGGACGAGGGCGAGGAAGGGGTGCAATCGGCGCTCTTTCTCACCCACGGCGCGGCGCGGCTCGACATCGGCGGCGAAACCCACCTGCTGACCCCGGGCAGCTTCACCTACCTGCCCCCCTCGGCACCCTGGAGCCTCACCGCCGAGGGCGAGGATGCGGCGGTGTTTCACTGGTTCCGCAAGCGCTACCAGCCCGCGCCGGGCCTCACGCCGCCCGCCTTCTTCCACCGCAACGACGCCGAGATCGCGCCCGTGGCGATGCCCGCCGAGGGCGGCCTCTGGGGCACCACGCGCTTCATGGACCCGGCCGACATGGCCTTCGATTTCCACATCACCATCGTCACCCTCGACCCGGGCCTCTGCATCCCCTTCCTCGAAACCCACGTCATGGAGCACGGGCTCTACGTGCTGCAGGGCAAGGGCGCCTACCGGCTCAACACCGATTGGGTCGAGGTCGGGCCGGGCGATTACATGTGGCTCCGCGCCTTCTGCCCGCAGGCCTGCTACGCCGGCGGCCCCGAGCAGTTCCGCTACCTGCTCTACAAGGACGTGAACCGCCACGCCCCGCTTCCGCGCCACCCCTAG
- a CDS encoding NAD(P)/FAD-dependent oxidoreductase, with amino-acid sequence MTFDVIVIGGGPAGQSAALQLLRARRSVAVVDAGHPRNARAAHAQGFFTRDGTPPASLLEISRAQLEKYGTLEWVEGEAVGARGGIDAFEVELAGGRGLAGRRLVLATGVRDDLPEVEGLEPLWGRQVFHCPYCHGYELGQGDIGVIGNSEMVVHMAELITEWGEVTFLPFGFVPAPEQVAAMEARGVRVEEAALVRLEAGPVAHLADGRALKFDGLFAASRVWPASPIAEALGCRVEETPMGGMVAVDAMGATSVAGVFSCGDAAKQPHSIALAVGQGAFAGAAVHRSLVF; translated from the coding sequence ATGACATTCGACGTGATCGTGATCGGCGGTGGCCCCGCCGGGCAATCTGCTGCGCTTCAGCTCCTGCGGGCGCGGCGCTCTGTGGCGGTGGTGGATGCGGGGCATCCGCGCAATGCGCGGGCCGCCCATGCGCAGGGGTTCTTCACCCGCGACGGCACGCCGCCTGCGAGCCTGCTGGAGATTTCTCGGGCGCAGCTGGAGAAATACGGCACGCTGGAGTGGGTCGAGGGCGAGGCGGTGGGGGCTCGGGGCGGGATCGACGCCTTCGAGGTGGAGCTGGCTGGGGGGCGGGGGCTGGCGGGGCGGCGGCTGGTGCTGGCCACCGGCGTGCGGGACGATCTGCCGGAGGTCGAGGGGTTGGAGCCGCTCTGGGGGCGGCAGGTGTTTCACTGCCCCTATTGCCATGGCTACGAGCTGGGGCAAGGCGACATCGGGGTGATCGGCAACTCGGAGATGGTAGTGCACATGGCGGAGCTGATCACCGAGTGGGGGGAGGTAACGTTCTTGCCCTTCGGGTTTGTGCCCGCGCCGGAGCAGGTGGCGGCGATGGAGGCGCGGGGCGTGCGGGTGGAGGAGGCGGCGCTGGTGCGGCTGGAGGCCGGGCCGGTGGCGCATCTGGCTGACGGGCGCGCGCTGAAATTCGACGGGCTCTTTGCCGCGAGCCGGGTCTGGCCCGCCTCGCCGATTGCCGAGGCTTTGGGCTGCCGGGTGGAGGAGACGCCGATGGGCGGGATGGTGGCGGTGGATGCGATGGGCGCGACCAGTGTGGCCGGGGTGTTCAGCTGCGGCGACGCGGCGAAACAGCCGCATTCGATTGCCCTGGCCGTGGGGCAAGGCGCCTTTGCCGGGGCGGCGGTGCACCGGAGCCTGGTGTTCTGA
- a CDS encoding Rrf2 family transcriptional regulator: MKRDSRLSMVLHALLHMAEHKGPMSSEVLARCMRTNPVVVRRVMGLLREAGLVRATRGAAGGWELAVALERVTLRQLHEALGEPTVFAIGHKNEAPGCLVEQAVNAVMDDAFAAAEALLLERFAAVTLADLAAEFSARFAAHRSGAKAGIARG; this comes from the coding sequence ATGAAACGCGACAGCAGGCTCTCGATGGTGCTCCACGCGCTGTTGCACATGGCCGAGCACAAGGGGCCGATGAGCTCGGAGGTGCTGGCCCGGTGCATGCGCACCAACCCGGTGGTGGTGCGGCGCGTGATGGGACTCTTGCGCGAGGCCGGGTTGGTGCGGGCGACGCGCGGCGCGGCGGGCGGATGGGAGCTTGCGGTGGCACTGGAGCGTGTCACCCTGCGGCAGCTGCACGAGGCGCTGGGGGAGCCCACAGTCTTTGCCATTGGCCACAAGAACGAGGCGCCGGGCTGCCTTGTGGAGCAGGCGGTGAACGCGGTGATGGACGATGCCTTTGCCGCCGCCGAGGCACTGCTGCTGGAGCGGTTTGCCGCCGTCACGCTGGCCGATCTGGCCGCAGAGTTCAGCGCCCGGTTCGCGGCGCACAGGTCCGGCGCGAAGGCCGGGATAGCGAGAGGATAA
- a CDS encoding type I glyceraldehyde-3-phosphate dehydrogenase, which yields MPTIAINGFGRIGRTVLRQILASRPEVTLALINDIEPLDTCAYLFAYDSVFGPWPGEVTTGPEQLIVGGTPIRFTATPDLSTLDLSGVDVVLECTGLAGKRSVAERGLAAGAGSVLVSGPSDEADITVVLGANDAALDGQRIVSNASCTTNALAPLLKLLDDAFGVEAGQMTTVHCYTGAQPTVDAPRKAPERSRAAALSMVPTTTSAARLIDRVLPALAGRIEARALRVPTASVSAIDLTVSTREATSAEAVNAVLAAARGPIIGITDQPLVSSDLRARPESLILAPRETSVAGGLTRVFGWYDNEWGFSARMLDMAERMAARG from the coding sequence ATGCCCACCATCGCCATCAACGGCTTCGGCCGTATCGGTCGCACCGTGCTCCGACAGATCCTCGCCTCCCGGCCCGAGGTCACCCTCGCGCTGATCAACGACATCGAGCCGCTCGACACCTGCGCCTACCTCTTCGCCTATGATAGCGTCTTCGGCCCCTGGCCCGGCGAGGTGACCACCGGCCCCGAGCAGCTCATCGTCGGCGGCACGCCGATCCGCTTCACCGCCACGCCCGATCTCTCCACGCTCGATCTCTCCGGCGTCGACGTGGTGCTCGAATGTACCGGGCTGGCCGGAAAGCGCTCGGTTGCCGAGCGCGGCCTGGCGGCGGGGGCAGGGTCCGTGCTCGTGTCGGGCCCCTCCGACGAGGCCGATATCACCGTGGTCCTGGGCGCAAACGACGCGGCGCTCGACGGCCAGCGCATCGTCTCCAACGCCTCCTGCACCACCAATGCCCTCGCGCCGCTCCTCAAGCTGCTCGACGATGCCTTCGGCGTCGAGGCCGGGCAGATGACCACCGTCCATTGCTACACCGGCGCCCAGCCCACCGTGGATGCGCCGCGCAAGGCGCCCGAACGCTCCCGCGCCGCCGCGCTCTCGATGGTGCCCACCACCACCTCCGCCGCCCGGCTGATCGACAGGGTGCTGCCCGCGCTCGCCGGCCGCATCGAGGCCCGCGCGCTGCGCGTGCCCACCGCCTCCGTCTCGGCCATCGACCTGACCGTGAGTACCCGCGAGGCGACGTCCGCCGAGGCGGTCAACGCCGTCCTCGCCGCCGCCCGTGGCCCGATCATCGGCATCACCGATCAGCCGCTCGTCTCCTCCGACCTGCGCGCCCGCCCCGAGAGCCTGATTCTCGCCCCGCGCGAAACCTCGGTCGCCGGAGGGCTGACCCGCGTCTTCGGCTGGTATGACAACGAGTGGGGCTTTTCGGCCCGGATGCTCGACATGGCCGAGCGGATGGCGGCACGGGGCTGA
- a CDS encoding ureidoglycolate lyase codes for MADRIIAKPLDSKAFGAFGDVIEAEGSPDRLINAGLCGRFHDRARLDFGDGRAGLSLFDAEARHWPLRVDLVERHPEGSQAFMPVSGARMIVVVAEDDGGKPVNYQAFVSQPGQVVNLLRNVWHGVLAPLGERGQFAVLDRIGAGANLEEYPLTPPLWVDPAEGL; via the coding sequence ATGGCGGATCGGATCATTGCGAAACCTCTTGATTCCAAAGCGTTTGGCGCTTTCGGAGACGTGATCGAAGCTGAGGGTAGCCCGGACAGGTTAATAAACGCAGGGCTTTGCGGGCGTTTTCATGACCGGGCGCGGCTCGACTTTGGCGACGGGCGGGCGGGGCTTTCGCTGTTCGATGCGGAGGCGCGGCACTGGCCGCTCCGGGTGGACCTCGTGGAGCGGCATCCGGAGGGCAGCCAGGCGTTCATGCCGGTGTCGGGGGCGCGGATGATCGTGGTGGTGGCCGAGGATGACGGCGGAAAACCCGTGAATTATCAGGCCTTTGTCAGCCAGCCGGGCCAAGTGGTGAACCTGCTTCGGAATGTATGGCACGGGGTGCTGGCGCCCCTGGGAGAGCGCGGGCAGTTTGCCGTACTGGACCGGATCGGAGCGGGGGCGAACCTCGAGGAATATCCTTTGACTCCGCCGCTTTGGGTGGATCCGGCGGAGGGACTCTGA
- the uraH gene encoding hydroxyisourate hydrolase, with product MAGYLTTHVLDTARGLPAEGLVIMLFRIGEDGTREGIAQAVTNEDGRTDEPILPKEAFKTGTYELLFHAGHYLRATMQGDEDTLFLNEVPIRFTMTEESHYHVPLLLSPYSYSTYRGS from the coding sequence ATGGCGGGATACCTCACCACCCATGTGCTCGACACTGCCCGCGGCCTCCCCGCCGAAGGCTTGGTGATCATGCTCTTCCGCATCGGCGAAGATGGCACCCGCGAGGGCATCGCCCAGGCCGTCACCAACGAGGATGGCCGCACCGACGAGCCGATCCTGCCGAAAGAAGCCTTCAAGACGGGCACATACGAGCTGCTCTTCCACGCCGGGCACTATCTGCGCGCCACCATGCAGGGCGACGAAGACACGCTCTTTCTCAACGAGGTGCCGATCCGCTTCACCATGACCGAAGAGAGCCACTACCACGTTCCGCTGCTGCTCTCGCCCTACAGCTATTCCACCTACCGGGGCAGCTGA
- a CDS encoding heavy metal translocating P-type ATPase produces the protein MRDTPVANARLTVSGMTCGKCSARVEAALLATPGVQSATVTRTSGEAITLYDPSKISPEALAAAVTEAGYPATPEARGDTGPAPAEEPGDEAAPAADEPRQEAPGSVTLTIENMHCASCVGTVEKALSAVPGVTSATVNLATRRATVHGVAKVELLENASKAAGYPATAHAHHHDASPADTTDETRIMARRTLVAALLTAPVFLIEMGGHLYPPLHHWVTATLGVTPWRIVQFLLTTAVLAGPGRLFFTSGIPALLRRAPEMNALVALGAGAAWAYSTFATFAPGLLPASANHVYFEAAAVIVTLILLGRTLEARARGQAGAALRGLMALTPKTAPVETSQGIQDKPVSEIAPGDVLHLSPGARVAVDGVVTEGSGWLDESMVTGESAPVEKAPGDPLTGGTLNGTTALTYRATAIGADTVLARIAAQVEQAQATKLPVQRIIDKVTAVFVPAVLVIAALTVAVWLALTGDISQALVAGVSVLIIACPCAMGLATPVSILVATGRAAELGVIFRQGAALEQLGAVKTLAFDKTGTLTEGHPRLTSVTTAGDDRNETLRLAASAEARSEHPLAKALVSAAEAEGIELSPASDAAAKPGYGLAATVEGKRLIVGGKRAMEAESLTIPAVLTEALDAAETRAETAFFLAVDGTVAALFTVSDPIKPDAAPALQTLKAQGVSLALLSGDAPRVAEAVARDLAIDSPEGGLLPADKLARIEALKSVGPVGFVGDGINDAPALAAADVGLAIGTGTEVAVEAADVVLLSGRLSGLTAAHEISRRAMVNIRQNLAWAFGYNILLIPVAAGVLVPFGGPQLSPMLAAGAMALSSLAVVANALRLRRAAR, from the coding sequence ATGCGAGACACCCCCGTAGCCAACGCCCGCCTGACCGTGTCCGGCATGACCTGCGGCAAGTGCAGCGCCCGCGTGGAGGCGGCCCTTCTCGCCACGCCCGGCGTGCAGTCAGCCACCGTCACCCGCACCTCGGGAGAGGCCATAACCCTCTATGATCCTTCGAAGATTTCTCCCGAGGCGCTCGCTGCTGCGGTGACAGAGGCGGGCTATCCCGCAACACCCGAGGCGCGCGGCGACACGGGCCCCGCCCCCGCCGAAGAGCCCGGCGATGAGGCCGCCCCGGCGGCCGATGAGCCGCGCCAAGAGGCCCCCGGGAGCGTCACGCTGACCATCGAGAACATGCATTGCGCCTCCTGCGTCGGCACGGTCGAAAAGGCCCTCAGCGCGGTTCCGGGCGTGACCTCCGCAACCGTCAACCTCGCCACCCGCCGCGCCACGGTCCACGGGGTGGCGAAGGTCGAACTGCTTGAAAACGCGAGCAAAGCTGCGGGCTACCCGGCCACCGCGCATGCGCACCATCACGATGCCAGCCCCGCCGACACCACCGATGAAACGCGTATCATGGCCCGCCGCACGCTTGTTGCGGCCCTGCTCACCGCGCCGGTCTTCCTGATCGAGATGGGCGGCCATCTCTACCCGCCGCTGCACCACTGGGTCACGGCCACGCTTGGCGTAACCCCTTGGCGCATCGTGCAATTCCTGCTCACCACGGCGGTGCTCGCCGGGCCGGGCCGGCTGTTCTTCACCTCCGGCATCCCGGCGCTGCTGCGCCGCGCGCCCGAGATGAACGCCCTCGTCGCCCTCGGCGCGGGGGCGGCCTGGGCCTACTCGACCTTCGCCACCTTCGCCCCCGGCCTCCTGCCGGCCAGCGCCAACCATGTCTACTTCGAGGCCGCCGCCGTCATCGTCACGCTCATCCTGCTGGGCCGCACGCTCGAGGCCCGCGCCCGTGGCCAGGCCGGGGCCGCCCTGCGCGGCCTGATGGCGCTCACCCCGAAGACCGCGCCGGTCGAAACCTCGCAAGGTATTCAGGACAAACCGGTTTCCGAGATCGCGCCGGGCGACGTGCTGCACCTCTCCCCCGGCGCCCGCGTGGCCGTCGACGGGGTTGTGACCGAGGGCTCGGGCTGGCTCGACGAGTCGATGGTCACCGGCGAATCCGCACCCGTCGAAAAGGCCCCCGGAGATCCGCTCACCGGCGGCACCCTCAACGGCACCACCGCCCTCACCTACCGCGCCACCGCCATCGGCGCCGACACGGTGCTCGCCCGCATTGCCGCACAGGTCGAGCAGGCCCAGGCCACCAAGCTGCCGGTGCAGCGCATCATCGACAAGGTCACCGCCGTTTTCGTCCCGGCCGTGCTGGTGATCGCCGCGCTCACCGTCGCGGTCTGGCTCGCCCTGACCGGCGACATCTCCCAGGCCCTCGTCGCGGGCGTCTCGGTGCTCATCATCGCCTGCCCCTGTGCCATGGGCCTTGCCACCCCGGTCTCCATCCTTGTCGCCACCGGCCGCGCCGCCGAGCTTGGCGTGATCTTCCGCCAGGGCGCTGCGCTGGAGCAGCTCGGCGCGGTGAAGACCCTGGCCTTCGACAAGACCGGCACCCTCACCGAGGGCCACCCCCGGCTCACCTCCGTCACGACCGCCGGGGACGACCGAAACGAGACCCTCCGCCTCGCCGCCTCCGCCGAGGCCCGCTCCGAGCATCCGCTGGCCAAGGCGCTCGTCAGCGCCGCCGAAGCGGAAGGCATCGAACTGTCGCCTGCCAGCGATGCAGCTGCCAAACCGGGTTACGGGCTCGCCGCAACCGTGGAAGGAAAGCGCCTGATCGTGGGTGGCAAACGGGCAATGGAGGCCGAGAGCCTCACGATCCCCGCAGTGCTCACCGAAGCGCTGGATGCTGCAGAAACCCGCGCAGAAACCGCCTTCTTTCTTGCTGTCGACGGCACCGTCGCGGCGCTCTTCACCGTCTCCGACCCGATCAAGCCCGATGCCGCTCCGGCCCTGCAAACCCTCAAGGCCCAGGGTGTGTCCCTTGCGCTGCTGTCGGGCGATGCGCCGCGCGTGGCCGAGGCCGTGGCCCGCGACCTCGCCATCGACTCGCCCGAAGGTGGCCTGCTGCCCGCCGACAAGCTCGCGCGGATCGAAGCGCTCAAATCCGTGGGTCCGGTCGGCTTTGTCGGTGACGGCATCAACGACGCCCCCGCGCTCGCCGCGGCGGATGTGGGCCTCGCGATCGGCACCGGCACCGAGGTCGCCGTGGAGGCCGCCGATGTTGTGCTGCTGTCGGGCCGTCTCTCCGGCCTGACCGCCGCGCACGAAATCTCGCGTCGCGCCATGGTCAACATCCGCCAAAACCTCGCCTGGGCCTTCGGCTACAACATCCTACTGATCCCGGTCGCCGCCGGGGTGCTGGTGCCCTTCGGCGGCCCGCAGCTCTCGCCGATGCTGGCCGCGGGCGCCATGGCGCTCTCGTCCCTGGCGGTGGTCGCCAATGCCTTGCGCCTGAGGAGGGCCGCCCGATGA
- the cueR gene encoding Cu(I)-responsive transcriptional regulator, whose translation MNISQAATRAGLPAKTIRYYEDIGLISPHRDANGYRSFSENLVHKLHFLARARGLGFAIEDCRTLLALYEDSGRASADVKAIAQEHLAKIEAKIAELCAMRDTLTELVHACAGDHRPECPILNGLEG comes from the coding sequence ATGAACATCTCTCAAGCCGCCACCCGCGCTGGTCTGCCGGCAAAGACCATCCGCTACTACGAGGACATAGGCCTCATCTCTCCCCATCGCGACGCCAACGGCTATCGCAGCTTTTCGGAGAACCTTGTCCACAAGCTGCACTTCCTCGCCCGCGCCCGAGGGCTGGGATTCGCCATCGAGGACTGCCGCACTCTGCTCGCGCTCTACGAAGACAGCGGGCGCGCCTCGGCAGACGTGAAAGCGATCGCGCAGGAGCATCTTGCAAAGATCGAGGCCAAGATCGCCGAACTCTGCGCTATGCGCGACACGCTGACCGAACTGGTTCATGCCTGTGCCGGCGACCACCGCCCGGAGTGTCCGATCCTGAATGGGCTGGAGGGCTAG
- a CDS encoding urate hydroxylase PuuD yields the protein MSDLATIWDWLGFAVRWLHVIAAIAWIGDSFYFIALDLGLRPSTDRREGVAGEEWQVHGGGFYQMKKFTVAPRELPDHLVWFKWQSYTTWLSGAALLAIVYWVGAELYLIDAAKADLAPWQAILISAGSLTIGWLVYDFLCKSGMAMRPTLLMVLLFCLLMAMGWGYSQIFTGRAMMLHLGAFTATIMTANVFFIIMPNQRIVVADLKAGRTPDAKYGKIAKLRSTHNNYLTLPVLFLMLSNHYPLAFATEYAWIIAGLVFLMGVTIRHFFNTKHMGKPWPWWTWAVTAGLFVLVMWLSTAGLTHDSHEEAEAAALTPRQEILAAVEGFDEVESIVLGRCSMCHARETAYEGVPYAPKHILLETRPDILRAARQIYLQAGVSEAMPPANVSWMEPEERAAIRAWYRAGMAGLPLPYRLAEAAAQ from the coding sequence ATGAGTGATCTGGCCACGATCTGGGACTGGCTCGGCTTTGCCGTGCGCTGGCTGCATGTCATCGCCGCGATCGCATGGATCGGCGACAGCTTCTATTTCATCGCACTCGACCTCGGCCTGCGCCCCTCGACGGACCGGCGAGAGGGTGTGGCGGGCGAGGAGTGGCAGGTGCATGGCGGCGGCTTCTACCAGATGAAGAAATTCACCGTCGCCCCGCGCGAATTGCCCGACCACCTCGTGTGGTTCAAGTGGCAGAGCTACACCACATGGCTTTCGGGCGCGGCACTCCTGGCCATCGTCTACTGGGTCGGCGCGGAACTCTATCTGATCGACGCAGCCAAGGCCGATTTGGCGCCGTGGCAGGCGATCCTGATCTCGGCTGGCTCACTGACGATCGGCTGGCTGGTCTACGATTTTCTATGCAAGAGCGGCATGGCCATGCGGCCGACCCTGCTGATGGTGCTGCTGTTCTGCCTGTTGATGGCGATGGGCTGGGGCTATTCCCAGATCTTCACCGGCCGCGCGATGATGCTGCACCTCGGTGCCTTCACCGCCACGATCATGACCGCCAACGTTTTCTTCATCATCATGCCCAACCAGCGCATCGTGGTGGCCGACCTCAAGGCGGGCCGCACGCCTGATGCCAAATACGGCAAGATCGCCAAGCTGCGCTCGACCCACAACAACTACCTCACCCTGCCGGTGCTGTTCCTGATGCTCTCCAACCACTACCCGCTGGCCTTTGCCACCGAGTATGCGTGGATCATCGCGGGGCTGGTCTTTCTGATGGGGGTCACGATCCGGCATTTCTTCAACACCAAGCACATGGGCAAGCCCTGGCCCTGGTGGACATGGGCCGTCACCGCAGGGCTCTTCGTGCTCGTCATGTGGCTTTCGACCGCGGGGCTCACGCACGACAGCCATGAAGAGGCGGAGGCAGCCGCCCTGACACCCCGGCAGGAGATCCTTGCGGCGGTGGAGGGCTTTGACGAGGTGGAGAGCATCGTTCTGGGCCGCTGCTCCATGTGCCATGCCCGCGAAACGGCCTACGAGGGCGTGCCCTATGCGCCCAAGCACATCCTGCTCGAAACCCGGCCCGACATTCTGCGCGCCGCGCGGCAGATCTACCTGCAAGCCGGCGTGAGCGAGGCGATGCCGCCGGCCAATGTGAGCTGGATGGAACCCGAGGAACGCGCGGCGATCCGGGCGTGGTACAGGGCGGGTATGGCAGGCCTTCCCCTGCCCTACCGGCTGGCCGAGGCCGCGGCGCAGTAG
- the pobA gene encoding 4-hydroxybenzoate 3-monooxygenase, with the protein MRTQVAIIGGGPSGLLLSQLLHTKGIASVVLERRSRDYVLSRIRAGILETGFVNLMREAGVAERMDRESYVHDGTVISYGNEEFEIDFKALTGTSVIVYGQTEVTRDLYDAAEADEGRVITEVSGVMPHDLETDAPYVTFMKDGKVIRLDCDYVAGCDGFHGVSRQQIPEDKRREFEKTYPFGWLGVLSETPPVHDELIYANSERGFALCSMRHANLSRYYVQCPLADKPEDWSDERFWQELKRRIPAHHAENLVTGPSIEKSIAPLRSFVCEPMRWGRLFLCGDAAHIVPPTGAKGLNTAASDVHYLYHGLVQFYEEKDNEGLDRYSEKALARIWKAERFSWWMTTLLHRFPDQTDFDLRIQRADLEFLRSNEAAQRVLAENYVGLPY; encoded by the coding sequence ATGCGCACTCAGGTTGCCATCATCGGTGGCGGGCCTTCCGGCCTTCTGCTTTCGCAGCTTCTGCACACCAAGGGCATTGCCAGCGTGGTGCTCGAGCGCCGCTCGCGCGACTACGTGCTGAGCCGGATCCGCGCGGGCATTCTCGAGACCGGCTTCGTCAACCTGATGCGCGAGGCCGGTGTGGCGGAGCGGATGGACCGGGAGAGCTATGTCCACGACGGCACCGTGATCTCCTATGGAAACGAGGAGTTCGAGATCGACTTCAAGGCGCTGACCGGCACTTCCGTCATCGTCTACGGCCAGACCGAAGTTACCCGCGACCTCTACGACGCGGCCGAGGCCGACGAAGGGCGGGTGATCACCGAAGTTTCGGGCGTCATGCCCCACGACCTCGAGACCGACGCGCCCTATGTGACCTTCATGAAGGACGGCAAGGTGATCCGGCTCGACTGCGATTACGTGGCGGGCTGCGACGGCTTTCACGGGGTCTCGCGCCAGCAGATCCCCGAGGACAAGCGCCGCGAGTTTGAAAAGACCTACCCCTTCGGCTGGCTTGGCGTGCTGTCGGAAACGCCGCCGGTGCACGACGAGCTCATCTATGCGAATTCCGAGCGGGGGTTTGCCCTGTGCTCGATGCGCCACGCCAATCTCTCGCGCTACTACGTGCAGTGCCCGCTCGCCGACAAGCCCGAGGACTGGTCGGACGAGCGGTTCTGGCAGGAACTGAAACGGCGCATCCCGGCGCATCACGCCGAAAACCTCGTCACCGGGCCGTCGATCGAGAAATCCATCGCCCCGCTCCGGAGCTTCGTGTGCGAGCCGATGCGCTGGGGTCGCCTGTTTCTGTGCGGCGACGCGGCGCACATCGTACCGCCGACGGGCGCGAAGGGGCTCAACACCGCCGCCTCAGACGTGCATTACCTGTATCACGGTCTCGTCCAGTTCTACGAAGAGAAGGACAACGAGGGGCTCGACCGCTACTCGGAAAAGGCGCTGGCACGGATCTGGAAGGCCGAGCGGTTCAGCTGGTGGATGACCACGCTGCTGCATCGCTTTCCCGATCAAACCGACTTCGACCTGCGCATCCAGCGGGCAGATCTGGAGTTTCTGCGCTCGAACGAGGCGGCGCAACGGGTCCTCGCGGAAAACTACGTGGGCCTGCCCTACTGA
- a CDS encoding helix-turn-helix domain-containing protein, which yields MYISNMEQSPGISSYNLFGETAELADVVHCETIAARSVLHDWHLAAHRHVRLHQVLLVSSGGGEARMEEQVQALAPEVLVNLPAGAVHGFRFDPGTEGWVLSVPADLVDQILRPAEGLWAVLRHPRVEPGAGALAGPMAALFAEYEGRSYARAQMLRMQAGQVLALVARHLADRAGAGAGAVHPMFRRLEALIEERHAGRPTVAELAHSLAVSPQHLSRVAREATGQPVRALIAARSHREARRLLTYTNLPVQQVAYRLGYADPAHFSRAFTREAGVSPRAFRRSL from the coding sequence ATGTATATTTCGAACATGGAGCAATCTCCCGGGATCAGCAGTTACAACCTCTTCGGAGAAACCGCCGAACTGGCCGATGTGGTGCATTGCGAAACCATCGCGGCCCGCTCCGTCTTGCACGATTGGCACCTCGCGGCGCACCGCCATGTCCGCTTGCACCAGGTTCTGCTTGTCTCTTCAGGCGGTGGCGAGGCGCGGATGGAAGAGCAGGTGCAGGCCCTCGCACCGGAGGTCTTGGTCAACCTGCCCGCCGGTGCCGTGCACGGCTTTCGCTTCGATCCGGGTACCGAAGGCTGGGTTCTGAGCGTTCCCGCAGATCTGGTGGACCAGATCCTGCGCCCCGCAGAGGGGCTGTGGGCCGTGCTGCGCCACCCGCGCGTCGAACCGGGGGCAGGGGCGCTGGCCGGTCCGATGGCCGCACTCTTTGCGGAATACGAAGGCCGCAGCTACGCGCGGGCCCAGATGCTGCGCATGCAGGCCGGGCAAGTGCTGGCCCTTGTTGCCCGGCATCTGGCCGACCGGGCCGGGGCGGGGGCCGGGGCCGTCCATCCGATGTTCCGGCGTCTGGAGGCCCTGATCGAGGAGCGGCATGCCGGACGGCCAACCGTGGCGGAACTCGCCCATTCGCTGGCTGTCAGCCCGCAGCACCTGAGCCGCGTCGCCCGCGAGGCCACGGGTCAGCCCGTCCGTGCCCTCATTGCCGCACGCAGCCACCGCGAGGCGCGGCGGCTGCTGACCTATACCAACCTGCCGGTGCAGCAGGTGGCCTATCGCCTGGGCTATGCCGACCCGGCGCATTTTTCGCGCGCCTTCACCCGAGAGGCGGGCGTGAGCCCCCGGGCATTTCGCAGGTCGCTTTAG